TATGAAAATTCTTGTAATGGGTGGCACTAGATTTGTTGGCAAGTCTTTGGTTGGAAAGTTATTAAGTAAAAATTATGATATTGATATTTTTACGAGAGGTAATAAAGCTAATCCTGAAAAAACAAATTTAATTAAGGGTGATAGAAATAATTCAGAAGATATCGTCAAGCTAAGAAATGAAAAGTATGATGTTGTTTTTGATGTTTCTGGACGAGAGTTAGAACAAACCAAACTTCTTATAGAAAATTTAGATAACTCTTTTCACAGATATATATATGTCAGCTCTGCAGGTGTTTATAAAGATAATTTTGAAATACCATTATCCGAAGTTGATCCAATTGATCCAGAAAGTAGGCACAAAGGAAAGTTTGAGGCAGAAAATTGGTTAAAAAACCAAAAAATTCCTTTTACAAGTTTTAGACCTACTTATATTTATGGACCAGGAAATTATAATAAAATTGAAAATTGGTTTTTTGAAAGGTTATTTACTAAAAAATCTATACCAATCCCTGGTGACGGTTCTTTAATTACTCAGCTAGGCCATGTTTCTGATTTAACTGATGTAATGATTAGGTGCATAAATTTTGAAAATTCCAAAAATAATATTTACAACTGTTCAGGTGAAAAAGGAATAACAATCAAGGGTTTAATTTATTTATGTGCGAAGGTTCTTGGATTAAACCAAAATGAGATTTCTTTAAGAACATTTGATTATCAAAAATTAGATCCTAAGTCTCGAAAGGGATTTCCAATTAGATTAAATCATTATCAGACTGATATCTCTAAGATAAAACGTGATTTAGAGTGGGCGCCAACTTTTGATTTATTTAATGGTCTAAAAGATAGTTTTGTGAATGATTTTAATAATAAAAAGAGTGAGGAGTTTGATGAAAATTTAGATAATATTCTTTTTAATTCTTAAATAGCCTAATAAAGTCACAAAAGTCAGTATGAATCCTAACCAATAAAAAATTAAAGCCAAATTATTCAATAAGCTAATTTTTAATGGTGTAAAGAAGGTTATTACTGAAATAAAAAAGAAAAATGTTTTATATTTTCCTAAAATTGATGCTGGTAAACCGTCTTTTGTAGAGTTCCTTAGACTAGAGATAATTAATTCTCTAAATAAAATTAATGACAAAGACCAGAAGGGTATAAAATTATTCTTACAAAGGAAGGTCAAAGGAATTAAATAGAATACTTTATCGCTTAGGGGGTCAAGGATAGCTCCTAATCTGGTTTTAAGATTGAATTTCCTTGCAATTAACCCGTCAAAATAATCAGTTAAACCTCCAATAATAATCAATATAAAGACATAAAAAGGTCTGTTAATTTCTAAAAAAATTATTAATGGAAATACAAGGAAAAGGCGAGATATCGATAATAAATTGGGAATATTCAATGCCAAATTTTTAAGATTTTTTCTTAATAACAAATTAGTTTTTGTATATAAAAAATATATTACACTCTCAACAAACTTAAATTTTTAGTAGAAATTATAAATGGTTTTTGATGATAGATTCTAAAATTAAATTTAAATCTGAATCCTAAAGATTATAAACTCAACTTCTCTTTATGAATGATGATGTTTTATATTACAAAATTATTACTTATATCTAATGCAGCCTCATAGCCTAAAGCTATCTCCAGAATCTGATTTGATAAATTCAATTAAAGAATATTCTTTATCGAATAGTTTATACGGGTATGTTTCTGGAGTGGTTGGTAATCTTAGAAAAGTTTGTATTCAATGCCCAGGAAATCAAGAGATAAATGAATTTGAAGGAAATCTAGAGATAGTTTCTTTAAACGGACATTTTAATAAGGGAGATGTTCATTTACATTTGAGTTTTGCGGATGAGGGATGCAATGTCTTCGGCGGGCATCTTGAGGAGGGATGTATTGTAAAAAAAGGTACTGATATATTATTACTTTCTTTTGAACAGAAAATTATTAATATCTCAAATCATGATTTAATCGCAAATGAATCACGTGTAAAAGCATATATTTTAAAGGATTGTCCTTGGTCTAAAAGAGCAATTAGGTTGCTTAATTCTTTATCTATCCCTCATGAAGTTACTTTAATAGACAATGATGAGAGCTTTCAAAAAATAATGACTCAAAGTAGCCATAATACTTTCCCTCAAATATTTTTGGATAATAAATTTTTTGGAGGATATGATGAACTTTCAGAACAAGCAAAATTGGATAACTTAATTTCATTTAAGTAATCTAAATTTTTAACTATTACGATTTGTAAGCTTTTCTGTCACTAATTCGTCTTCTAACTGCTTTATTAACCTGGATACAAGACTTTGAAATTCTGGTTGACAGCCTTTAAATGCAGCTTTATGTCTTATTGGCTCATTTCTAGTTCTTAAATCAGTAAGCATTAATTGTAATGCGTCAATTTTGGGATTTATTTTCATAGTTTTATTTTATATGTTTACATCTTTTAAATCATTTGCATAGCTTTTTTAAAAGATATCTTTTTATTATCATTCGAACTTGTTACTTCTATTAATTTATTTATAGATTCTTTGTTTTTTAAAGACTCTATACAACATTGTGCCACTAATCTTCTTGGGATTGAGCCATTAATTTGAGTATCCTCTTTTGAATAATTTATATTTTCTGATTTAATTTCTTCATTTTCCTTTAGTCCTCCAGGTCTAATAATAGTCCATTCGAAATTTGAGTTTCTAAGAAAGTTTTCACCTATTTTCTTCCATATAAGAATTAAACCAAATAAGTTTAATGGGTGAAATAATTTACCAGTACACAGAGAACTTATTAAAACAACTCTCTTAATACCAACTCTTTTACAACTCTCCAATTGCCTGTATACGCCTAATGCATCAACCTTTGCAGGGCCGGTTAAATCTAATGATGCTCTCGCACCAGTGGCAATTACCAATGCATCAATATCTTTTAATGCTTTATCAAGCTCTTGTTTATTTTCTAATGAAATTCTAATTGTTTCTAGATTCTTTAGTCCTTCTGAAACTTTTGACTTCTTTCTAATAATTTGCCTTACTTTAAATCCTTTCTTAACTGCCTCTTCAGAAATTCTATAACCCGTCTTACCAGAAGCACCAGTAATTGCTATTTTCATAATTAACAAACTTATTTAATAATTATATTAATTTTTTAAGGCTTTTTACATATAAATTTCTTTTTTCTTTTGGGATAAAGTGTACGACATAAATAACATTTTGTTCCATCACAGCCTCTAGCGGTACAGTATTCTCTTCCATAAAAAATTATTTGTAAATGTAAAGTATTCCATTCATTAATAGGGAATAGTTTTTTTAGGTCTTTTTCTGTTTGAACTACGCTATCTCCATTTGATAGACCCCATCTTTGAGACAATCTATGAATGTGAGTATCAACTGGGAATGAGGGGATTTTAAACACCTGTGACATTACAACTGATGCTGTTTTATGACCTACCCCTGGAAGCGATTCAAGCTTTTCAAAGGTATTTGGGACTATACTTTTGTGCTTCTCAATCAAAAGTTTAGAAAGGTTATAAATGTTCTTTGATTTTTGATTCGAAAGGCCTAAAAATTTTATGTATTCATAAATGCCATTAATTCCAAGCTTTAACATCTTTTCAGGATTATCAGCTACCTTAAATAAGCTTTTTGTTAATTCATTAACTTTCTTATCTGTTGATTGAGCACTTAATACTACTGCGACTAGTAGTGTATATGCATTTGTATGATTAAGAGGAATTGGGGGCGATGGATATAGCTTTTTAAGTTCTTTGCTAATTATTTCTGCTCTTTCAGCCTTTCTCATTAAAATTTAAAAAAAATTGATTGGTGTATAAAATTATACAATAGATATTTTAGGTTAATATTTTCTGCTAATTTAATATATTTGAAGTAGAAGAATTTTGTGAAAAATGATGCGTTGCTAATTGATGATCTGCATCATAAATATGATAAGCGAGAATATTCAAATTGGATATTAAATAAAATTAACCTGAAAATTGAAAATGGGGAATTATTAGGTTTGCTTGGTCCTTCTGGTTGTGGAAAAACTACACTTTTGAGATTAATCGCAGGGTTCGAATATCCCTCAAAAGGAAGGATTTCTCTAAATAATAAAGAAATTTCAAGTAGAAAAAAAATTCTCAGCCCTGAAAAAAGAAATATTGGTATGGTTTTTCAAGATTACGCACTTTTCCCTCACTTGACCGTTTTAGAAAATGCGATGTTTGGTTTGAAAAACAAAAAAGATAGATCTAGAGTTGACTATTTGTTAAATGTTGTTGGTCTTGATAGTTTGATTGGAAGATACCCACATGAATTGTCTGGAGGACAAAAACAAAGACTCGCAATAGCGAGGGCTCTTGCTCCTGGAACTAATTTTATTTTATTAGATGAACCCTTTTGTAGTCTTGATATGCATGTCAAACTTAAATTGAGAAGTGAACTGCCGAATATTTTAAGAGGTTGCAACGCAAGCGGATTGATGGTTACTCATGATCCTGAAGAAGCCATGTCAATTTGCGATAAAGTTGCCGTAATGAATGAAGGTGAAATTCATCAAATAGATACACCAATTAACCTTCTAAATAATCCAAAGACTACATTTGTTAGTAGCTTTATTTTAGGAAATAACATTATAAATCTAAAAAAAACTGAAAAATCATTTATGTCTTGCTTAGGGGAAATAAATAGTTCAGGGTTATTAAACAATACTCATATCAAAAGAATGTCAATTTCACCTAAATTTATTTCAATTAAAAAATCAGAATCTGGGAATGCGAATGTAATATCTAAAGAATTTTTTGGTGAATTTTTTATCTATAAAGTATCTATTAATGATAACATTTTGAGGGTAAGAACTAATATTAATAATCTCCTAAATAACGGTGATAAATGTTCTCTTTCTATAAATAAAAATAGTTATTATTTTTTATATCCTGGTGCACATAAGGTATATATATAAAATTTATTTATAGGCAATTACACTTCCCCCCCTTCCAATTAGAGCATTTTTTCTTTTTACATTTCTTTTTTTTACTTAAATATATTTTATTAGTTAATAGTAGTTCAGAAAAACTGTAGTCTAAACTCATTTATAGTATTGCGATTGATTTTCATTATCATATTATTTAATTTAATTTAAAGGTTTTATTTATTACTTATTTATACAAAATGTTGTATTATTTAACTAGTTATTTATTTAATAATGAACGAAAATAATTCAAAGACAAAGAAATTAGTTAATTTTGGTCCATCTGGAAGAGCTGTGGCTCAACCAATGGACGTTAGTTTATTGGATAATATTTTTGAACATCTAACAATGGAAAGATATGCCAATG
The Prochlorococcus marinus XMU1411 genome window above contains:
- the nth gene encoding endonuclease III, producing the protein MRKAERAEIISKELKKLYPSPPIPLNHTNAYTLLVAVVLSAQSTDKKVNELTKSLFKVADNPEKMLKLGINGIYEYIKFLGLSNQKSKNIYNLSKLLIEKHKSIVPNTFEKLESLPGVGHKTASVVMSQVFKIPSFPVDTHIHRLSQRWGLSNGDSVVQTEKDLKKLFPINEWNTLHLQIIFYGREYCTARGCDGTKCYLCRTLYPKRKKKFICKKP
- the pgsA gene encoding CDP-diacylglycerol--glycerol-3-phosphate 3-phosphatidyltransferase; this encodes MLLRKNLKNLALNIPNLLSISRLFLVFPLIIFLEINRPFYVFILIIIGGLTDYFDGLIARKFNLKTRLGAILDPLSDKVFYLIPLTFLCKNNFIPFWSLSLILFRELIISSLRNSTKDGLPASILGKYKTFFFFISVITFFTPLKISLLNNLALIFYWLGFILTFVTLLGYLRIKKNII
- a CDS encoding ABC transporter ATP-binding protein; the encoded protein is MKNDALLIDDLHHKYDKREYSNWILNKINLKIENGELLGLLGPSGCGKTTLLRLIAGFEYPSKGRISLNNKEISSRKKILSPEKRNIGMVFQDYALFPHLTVLENAMFGLKNKKDRSRVDYLLNVVGLDSLIGRYPHELSGGQKQRLAIARALAPGTNFILLDEPFCSLDMHVKLKLRSELPNILRGCNASGLMVTHDPEEAMSICDKVAVMNEGEIHQIDTPINLLNNPKTTFVSSFILGNNIINLKKTEKSFMSCLGEINSSGLLNNTHIKRMSISPKFISIKKSESGNANVISKEFFGEFFIYKVSINDNILRVRTNINNLLNNGDKCSLSINKNSYYFLYPGAHKVYI
- a CDS encoding NAD-dependent epimerase/dehydratase family protein, with the translated sequence MKILVMGGTRFVGKSLVGKLLSKNYDIDIFTRGNKANPEKTNLIKGDRNNSEDIVKLRNEKYDVVFDVSGRELEQTKLLIENLDNSFHRYIYVSSAGVYKDNFEIPLSEVDPIDPESRHKGKFEAENWLKNQKIPFTSFRPTYIYGPGNYNKIENWFFERLFTKKSIPIPGDGSLITQLGHVSDLTDVMIRCINFENSKNNIYNCSGEKGITIKGLIYLCAKVLGLNQNEISLRTFDYQKLDPKSRKGFPIRLNHYQTDISKIKRDLEWAPTFDLFNGLKDSFVNDFNNKKSEEFDENLDNILFNS
- a CDS encoding PCC domain-containing protein; its protein translation is MQPHSLKLSPESDLINSIKEYSLSNSLYGYVSGVVGNLRKVCIQCPGNQEINEFEGNLEIVSLNGHFNKGDVHLHLSFADEGCNVFGGHLEEGCIVKKGTDILLLSFEQKIINISNHDLIANESRVKAYILKDCPWSKRAIRLLNSLSIPHEVTLIDNDESFQKIMTQSSHNTFPQIFLDNKFFGGYDELSEQAKLDNLISFK
- a CDS encoding SDR family oxidoreductase; amino-acid sequence: MKIAITGASGKTGYRISEEAVKKGFKVRQIIRKKSKVSEGLKNLETIRISLENKQELDKALKDIDALVIATGARASLDLTGPAKVDALGVYRQLESCKRVGIKRVVLISSLCTGKLFHPLNLFGLILIWKKIGENFLRNSNFEWTIIRPGGLKENEEIKSENINYSKEDTQINGSIPRRLVAQCCIESLKNKESINKLIEVTSSNDNKKISFKKAMQMI